The following are encoded together in the Bacillus sp. NP157 genome:
- a CDS encoding M1 family metallopeptidase, whose amino-acid sequence MNRTVRFTLAGLALATSVAATAGTFDPRETFAPFTYPQTVNAYRSGSGMPGPLFWQNRADYDLAATLDPVKNTLVGKATIHYTNNSPDALDVLWLQLDENRFTADARGNFTGDRGETRHTDGYRIASVTVGEGSKALKATYVVSDTRMQVRLPETLKAKGGRVDVTIEYSYDLPGNFGGRTGFDPSKNGNIYEMAQWYPRLCVYDDQRGWDTAPYLNSEFYLEYGDFNYAITVPSDMIVAGSGELVNPEDVLTKTQQQRLAKARDSDATVMILAPDEVAKPVSRPKQGGTLTWKFRMHDTRDVAFGASTAYVWDAARINLPEGKKALAMSVYPVESATPALWGRSTEFMKASVEHFSQKWYPYPYPVAINEGGSAASGMEYPGIVFDPSKAPAKPLHMVTAHEIGHTWFPMIVGSDERRNAWMDEGFNTFIDVYEMDAFNHGEFGPKRDGEYAPKGGNPVDGILPLLADQDAPSLLMGADMVKEKYRHPATYYKAALGLVLLREEIIGPERFDPAFRKYIATWAYRHPTPSDFFRLMESEAGEDLGWFWRGWYANNWQLDLAVTKVQGAVVTIENRDQLVMPATLRVTFDDKTTRDIRIPVETWQQHKSFDVSVPGDRKIVAAVIDPDHKVPDRDRSNNGWPR is encoded by the coding sequence ATGAATCGCACCGTCCGCTTCACCCTGGCTGGCCTGGCCCTCGCGACGTCGGTCGCCGCCACCGCCGGAACGTTTGATCCGCGCGAGACCTTCGCCCCGTTCACCTACCCGCAGACGGTCAACGCCTACCGTTCCGGCAGCGGCATGCCCGGGCCGCTGTTCTGGCAGAACCGCGCGGATTACGACCTGGCGGCGACGCTGGATCCGGTGAAGAACACCCTCGTCGGCAAGGCCACGATCCATTACACGAACAACAGCCCGGACGCGCTGGACGTGCTCTGGCTGCAGCTGGACGAGAACCGCTTCACCGCGGATGCGCGCGGAAACTTCACCGGCGACCGTGGCGAAACGCGCCACACCGATGGCTATCGCATCGCGTCGGTCACGGTGGGCGAGGGCAGCAAGGCGCTCAAGGCCACCTACGTGGTCTCCGACACGCGCATGCAGGTGCGCTTGCCGGAAACGCTGAAGGCGAAGGGCGGCAGGGTCGACGTCACGATCGAATATTCTTACGACCTGCCGGGCAACTTCGGCGGCCGCACCGGCTTCGATCCGTCGAAGAACGGCAACATCTATGAGATGGCCCAGTGGTACCCGCGGCTGTGCGTCTATGACGACCAGCGCGGCTGGGATACCGCGCCCTATCTCAACAGCGAGTTTTACCTCGAATACGGCGACTTCAATTACGCCATCACCGTGCCGTCGGACATGATCGTCGCCGGTTCGGGCGAACTGGTGAACCCCGAAGACGTGCTGACGAAGACGCAGCAGCAGCGTCTGGCCAAGGCGCGCGACAGCGATGCGACCGTCATGATCCTGGCCCCCGACGAGGTGGCGAAGCCGGTGAGCCGGCCGAAGCAGGGCGGCACGCTGACGTGGAAGTTCCGCATGCACGACACCCGTGACGTCGCCTTCGGCGCGTCCACGGCCTACGTGTGGGACGCCGCGCGGATCAACCTGCCCGAGGGCAAGAAAGCGCTGGCGATGTCGGTGTATCCGGTGGAGAGCGCGACGCCCGCGCTGTGGGGTCGTTCGACCGAATTCATGAAGGCGTCGGTCGAGCACTTCTCGCAGAAGTGGTACCCGTATCCCTATCCGGTCGCGATCAACGAAGGCGGCTCGGCGGCCAGCGGCATGGAATACCCGGGCATCGTATTCGATCCCAGCAAGGCGCCGGCCAAGCCCCTGCACATGGTGACCGCGCACGAGATCGGCCATACGTGGTTCCCGATGATCGTCGGCAGCGACGAGCGGCGTAACGCGTGGATGGACGAAGGCTTCAACACCTTCATCGACGTCTACGAGATGGACGCCTTCAACCACGGCGAGTTCGGCCCCAAGCGCGACGGCGAGTACGCGCCCAAGGGTGGCAACCCGGTGGACGGCATCCTGCCGCTGCTGGCCGACCAGGATGCGCCGAGCCTGCTGATGGGTGCGGACATGGTCAAGGAGAAGTACCGCCACCCGGCGACCTATTACAAGGCGGCGCTCGGGTTGGTGTTGCTGCGCGAAGAGATCATCGGTCCGGAGCGTTTCGACCCGGCGTTCCGCAAGTACATCGCCACCTGGGCGTACAGGCACCCCACGCCGTCGGACTTCTTCCGCCTGATGGAGAGCGAGGCGGGCGAGGACCTCGGCTGGTTCTGGCGCGGCTGGTATGCCAACAACTGGCAGCTCGACCTTGCCGTGACCAAGGTGCAGGGCGCGGTCGTGACGATCGAGAATCGCGACCAGCTGGTGATGCCGGCGACGCTGCGGGTGACCTTCGACGACAAGACCACCCGCGACATCCGCATCCCGGTCGAAACCTGGCAGCAGCACAAGAGCTTCGACGTGAGCGTGCCCGGCGATCGCAAGATCGTGGCGGCGGTGATCGATCCGGACCACAAGGTGCCCGATCGCGACCGTTCCAATAACGGCTGGCCTCGCTGA
- a CDS encoding ABC transporter ATP-binding protein/permease, producing the protein MFRWFESLIDIFRDAPDKAPPKTVVRFYAYYLRQVWRLFVVALVFGLGVALIEVALFDFLGRVVDMAQKTPAAVFFQTHLHTLLWMAFVVVILRPVAIGVHDLLVNQAINPGLTAMIRWQQHRYVLKQSLAFFQNDFAGRLANRIMQTGPSLRESAVQVVDAMWYVSVYAGTSIYLFAKADVWLALPLVLWIGGYVGMLVFFVPRVKERSWHASEARSKLMGRIVDGYSNIMTLKLFAHTNREEGYAKEAISEQTDRLRAQNRIITAMDFSITSLNGLLIAGTSALALWLWVRGTVSTGQVALAVGLVIRINNMSGWIMWVVNGIFDNIGTVQDGITTISQERTVVDRPDALPLRVSKGEVRFDDIHFHYGKAGGVISGLDLIVRPGEKIGLVGPSGAGKSTLVNVLLRLYDLEEGHIFIDGQDISRVNQESLRSQIGVVTQDTSLLHRSIRDNLLYGRPDATDAELDEAVRKARADEFVPLLSDGEGRTGYDAHAGERGVKLSGGQRQRIAIARVLLKDAPILVMDEATSALDSEAEAAIQESLETLMQGKTVIAIAHRLSTIARMDRLVVMEKGAIVETGTHAELIAHGGLYARLWAHQTGGFVGVE; encoded by the coding sequence ATCTTCCGTTGGTTCGAATCCCTGATCGACATCTTCCGCGATGCCCCCGACAAGGCGCCGCCCAAGACCGTCGTGCGTTTCTACGCTTACTACCTGCGCCAGGTCTGGAGGCTCTTCGTCGTCGCGCTGGTCTTCGGCCTCGGCGTGGCGCTGATCGAGGTCGCGCTGTTCGACTTCCTCGGCCGCGTGGTCGACATGGCGCAGAAGACCCCCGCCGCCGTGTTCTTCCAGACCCACCTGCACACGCTGCTGTGGATGGCGTTCGTCGTGGTGATCCTGCGGCCGGTGGCGATCGGCGTGCACGACCTGCTAGTGAACCAGGCGATCAACCCCGGCCTCACGGCGATGATCCGCTGGCAGCAGCATCGTTACGTGCTGAAGCAGAGCCTGGCGTTTTTCCAGAACGATTTCGCCGGCCGCCTGGCCAACCGCATCATGCAGACGGGCCCGTCGCTGCGTGAGTCCGCGGTGCAGGTCGTCGACGCCATGTGGTACGTCTCGGTGTATGCAGGCACGTCGATCTACCTGTTCGCCAAGGCCGACGTCTGGCTGGCCTTGCCGCTGGTGCTCTGGATCGGTGGCTACGTCGGCATGCTGGTGTTCTTCGTGCCGCGGGTGAAGGAGCGTTCGTGGCATGCCTCCGAGGCCCGCTCGAAGCTGATGGGCCGCATCGTCGATGGTTACAGCAACATCATGACGCTGAAGCTCTTCGCGCATACCAACCGCGAAGAGGGCTATGCGAAGGAAGCGATCAGCGAGCAGACGGACCGGCTGCGCGCGCAGAACCGCATCATCACGGCGATGGATTTCTCCATCACCTCGCTCAATGGCCTGCTGATCGCCGGCACCAGTGCGCTGGCCCTGTGGCTGTGGGTGCGGGGCACGGTGTCCACGGGCCAGGTCGCCCTCGCGGTGGGCCTGGTCATCCGCATCAACAACATGTCCGGCTGGATCATGTGGGTGGTGAACGGCATCTTCGACAACATCGGCACCGTGCAGGATGGCATCACCACCATCTCGCAGGAGCGCACCGTGGTCGATCGCCCGGACGCGTTGCCGCTGCGCGTGAGCAAGGGCGAAGTGCGCTTCGACGACATCCACTTCCATTACGGCAAGGCCGGCGGCGTCATCAGTGGACTCGACCTGATCGTGCGTCCGGGCGAAAAGATCGGCCTCGTCGGTCCGTCCGGTGCGGGCAAGTCCACGCTGGTCAACGTGCTGCTGCGCCTGTACGACCTGGAGGAAGGCCACATCTTCATCGATGGCCAGGACATCTCCCGGGTGAACCAGGAATCGCTGCGCTCACAGATCGGCGTGGTCACCCAGGACACCTCGCTGCTGCATCGTTCGATCCGCGACAACCTGCTCTACGGCCGCCCCGACGCCACCGACGCCGAACTCGACGAGGCGGTGCGCAAGGCGAGGGCGGACGAATTCGTCCCGCTGCTTTCCGACGGCGAAGGACGCACGGGCTACGACGCCCATGCGGGCGAGCGCGGCGTGAAGCTCTCCGGTGGCCAGCGCCAGCGCATCGCGATCGCCCGCGTCCTGCTCAAGGATGCGCCGATCCTGGTCATGGACGAGGCGACCTCGGCGCTGGATTCCGAGGCCGAAGCCGCGATCCAGGAAAGCCTGGAGACGCTGATGCAGGGCAAGACGGTGATCGCGATCGCGCATCGGTTGTCGACCATCGCGCGGATGGACCGGTTGGTGGTGATGGAGAAAGGCGCAATCGTCGAGACCGGCACTCATGCCGAGCTGATTGCCCACGGCGGCCTGTATGCGCGGCTGTGGGCACACCAGACGGGCGGTTTCGTCGGCGTGGAATAA
- a CDS encoding Pr6Pr family membrane protein — protein sequence MSRRAAFSNLFAVVVAAMAWSALLLQYWLMAWPSPTLATTVAFLSFFTILSNLLVAFVAGSAATGGGWAVLRWWRGPRMRGLAALSITVTCLVYATLLQHLWQPQGPQLWADRALHYVVPVLYVAWWALSPGHRALRWGDALRWLLFPALFAAWTFARGAVTGQYPYPFMDVGQLGYLQVMLNAAGVGLLFLLLGLTLVAADRKLPL from the coding sequence ATGTCTCGACGTGCCGCTTTCTCCAACCTGTTCGCCGTGGTCGTCGCGGCCATGGCCTGGTCGGCGCTGCTCCTGCAGTACTGGCTGATGGCCTGGCCGTCGCCGACGCTCGCCACCACGGTCGCCTTCCTCAGCTTCTTCACCATCCTGTCGAACCTGCTGGTGGCCTTCGTCGCCGGTAGCGCGGCGACCGGGGGTGGCTGGGCGGTACTGCGCTGGTGGCGTGGCCCGCGCATGCGCGGGCTGGCGGCGCTGTCGATCACGGTCACCTGCCTGGTCTACGCCACGCTGCTGCAGCACCTGTGGCAGCCGCAAGGGCCGCAGCTGTGGGCTGACCGGGCGCTGCACTACGTGGTGCCGGTGCTGTACGTCGCGTGGTGGGCGCTGTCGCCCGGCCATCGCGCCTTGCGCTGGGGCGATGCGCTGCGCTGGCTCCTGTTCCCGGCCTTGTTCGCTGCCTGGACCTTCGCCCGCGGCGCCGTCACCGGCCAATATCCCTATCCGTTCATGGACGTGGGCCAGCTTGGCTACCTGCAGGTAATGCTGAATGCCGCCGGCGTGGGCCTGCTTTTCCTGCTGCTCGGTCTCACCCTCGTCGCGGCCGACCGCAAACTCCCCCTGTAG
- a CDS encoding glutathione S-transferase family protein has protein sequence MGLLVDGRWTDAGYDTAGSGGRFEREPTRFRHWITPDGAPGPTGAGGFRAEPGRYHLYVARACPWAHRTTIFRALKGLDEMIGLSVTHWLMGDEGWTFEPAEGVVPDEVNGAATVHALYQLADPAVSGRASVPVLWDTQRRTIVSNESADIIRMFNSAFDEVGARRGDFYPEALRNEIDGYNERIYDTLNNGVYKAGFASTQEAHDEAIAPLFATLDWLEMHLASRRYLCGDHPTEADWRLFTTLLRFDVVYHGHFKCNVRRIIDYPALWAYTRALYQEPGVRETVDFGHIKKHYYLSHPWLDPTRIVPVGPDIDFEAPP, from the coding sequence ATGGGATTGCTGGTCGATGGCCGCTGGACCGACGCGGGCTACGACACCGCCGGGTCCGGTGGGCGCTTCGAGCGTGAGCCCACGCGCTTCCGCCACTGGATCACGCCCGACGGCGCCCCCGGCCCCACGGGGGCAGGCGGCTTTCGCGCCGAGCCAGGGCGCTACCATCTCTACGTCGCCCGCGCCTGCCCATGGGCGCATCGCACGACGATCTTCCGCGCGCTCAAGGGCCTGGACGAAATGATCGGCCTGTCGGTGACGCACTGGCTGATGGGCGACGAGGGCTGGACTTTCGAACCCGCCGAAGGCGTGGTGCCTGACGAGGTCAACGGCGCGGCGACCGTCCACGCGCTTTACCAGCTCGCCGATCCGGCGGTTTCGGGACGCGCCTCGGTGCCCGTGCTGTGGGACACGCAGCGCAGGACCATCGTGAGCAACGAATCGGCGGACATCATCCGCATGTTCAACAGCGCTTTCGACGAGGTCGGCGCACGACGCGGCGACTTCTATCCCGAGGCGCTGCGCAACGAGATCGACGGCTACAACGAACGCATTTACGACACGCTCAACAATGGCGTGTACAAGGCCGGGTTCGCCAGCACGCAGGAAGCCCACGACGAAGCGATCGCACCGCTGTTCGCCACGCTGGACTGGCTGGAGATGCACCTGGCCAGCCGACGCTACCTGTGTGGCGACCACCCGACCGAAGCGGACTGGCGCCTGTTCACCACCCTGCTCCGTTTCGATGTCGTGTACCACGGCCACTTCAAGTGCAACGTGCGCCGGATCATCGACTATCCCGCCCTCTGGGCATACACACGGGCGCTCTACCAGGAGCCCGGCGTGCGCGAAACGGTCGACTTCGGGCACATCAAGAAGCACTATTACCTGAGCCATCCGTGGCTGGACCCCACGCGGATCGTTCCCGTGGGGCCGGATATCGACTTCGAGGCCCCGCCCTAG
- the gnd gene encoding decarboxylating 6-phosphogluconate dehydrogenase, which translates to MKIGLIGLGRMGGNIARRLMRDGHQTVVYDTSADARAALAKDGGEAVDSIEAMVQALPSPKAIWVMLPAGEITEATIQKLSGLLGKDDIIIDGGNTFYKDDARRGKELAQKGIHYVDVGTSGGVWGLDRGYCMMIGGDKPTVDHLDPIFKTLAPGAGDIPRTESRDGRDPRVENGYMHAGPAGAGHFVKMIHNGIEYGMMQSFAEGFDILKNRNADFLPEHERYDLDMADIAEVWRRGSVVSSWLLDLTASALAKGSELDNYSGYVNDSGEGRWTVNAAIEEAVPAEVLTSALFARFRSRQDHTYAERLLSAMRMGFGGHVEGRGKPPAEGEHS; encoded by the coding sequence ATGAAAATCGGTTTGATTGGTCTGGGCCGCATGGGCGGTAACATCGCCCGCCGGCTCATGAGGGATGGTCACCAGACCGTCGTCTATGACACCAGCGCCGATGCGCGCGCCGCCCTGGCGAAGGACGGCGGCGAAGCCGTCGATTCGATCGAAGCCATGGTCCAGGCCCTGCCCTCGCCGAAGGCGATCTGGGTGATGCTGCCGGCCGGTGAAATCACCGAGGCGACGATCCAGAAGCTGTCCGGCCTGCTCGGCAAGGACGACATCATCATTGACGGCGGCAACACCTTCTACAAGGACGACGCCCGCCGCGGCAAGGAGCTCGCGCAGAAGGGCATCCACTACGTCGACGTCGGCACGTCCGGCGGCGTGTGGGGCCTGGATCGCGGCTACTGCATGATGATCGGCGGCGACAAGCCGACCGTCGACCACCTCGACCCGATCTTCAAGACGCTTGCCCCGGGCGCCGGTGACATCCCGCGCACCGAGAGCCGCGACGGCCGCGACCCGCGCGTCGAGAATGGCTATATGCACGCTGGCCCTGCCGGCGCCGGCCACTTCGTCAAGATGATCCACAACGGCATCGAGTACGGCATGATGCAGTCGTTCGCGGAAGGCTTCGATATCCTGAAGAACCGCAACGCCGACTTCCTCCCGGAGCACGAGCGTTACGACCTGGACATGGCCGACATCGCCGAAGTCTGGCGCCGTGGCAGCGTCGTCTCGTCGTGGCTGCTCGACCTCACCGCCAGCGCGCTGGCGAAGGGTTCGGAGCTGGATAACTACTCCGGCTACGTCAACGACTCGGGCGAAGGCCGCTGGACGGTCAACGCCGCCATCGAAGAAGCCGTGCCGGCCGAGGTGCTCACCAGCGCCCTGTTCGCCCGCTTCCGCTCGCGCCAGGACCACACCTACGCCGAGCGCCTGCTCTCGGCCATGCGCATGGGCTTCGGCGGCCACGTCGAAGGCCGCGGCAAGCCGCCGGCCGAAGGCGAACACTCGTAA